In a single window of the Verrucomicrobiota bacterium genome:
- a CDS encoding YfhO family protein, with product MPEKPAPPPAENGPGSFVLLLIALSAVLAVQFHKSFAPDQMLFANDGPLGVMVAYRDDAVGNLAGVWQDLTWLGGQSPGGTLNLTTVLTAGLGPFTFMKFFTPFTQLLLGVCAWLFFRQLRFNPLVCVLGGIAAALNMDSFSRGCWGLGQWNITAAMTWLAMAALVVPGVKRAWLRAGVAGAAIGLGVSEGFDTGAIYSLYAAAFALALPWLLDGASEPAVRARRGIVSTVLMALFAGIVAAQTVHVLVTTQIKGVAGMEKQDAKQKQAIYDFATQWSLPKVETLRVIIPGLYGYRMLDHYTRDPGSVYWGTVGQQPGYETHRQGYPRHSGSGEYAGVLVVLVALWALAQAWRKDKGPFTPRERRFIWFWFGVAVVSLLLAWGRHAPFYKLFFSLPFASTIRNPIKFMHQFHLGLLVLFGFGLQGLWRLHLEAGAGAKDSIIEHVKLWWARVTGFDRHWVHASVAALVLAVLGWMFHVSSQAERIAWLKANGFDEKSVGGVPDIAAQIAKFSSNEVSWFIVFLILSAGLVAVMTSGALAGPRSKLAALLLGMLLITDLGRADAPWILYYNHRERYATNPVIDTLKARPWEHRVTALQQPMVFYSFYHQEWLQHHFPFYRVQSLDVAQEPRVPQEKMDYRGAFGQDALRYWQFTSTRWVLGVGLVPTERGPMNFLDVLNGQLDPVQKRFRLHTSFNLAQSRPDAPITTHVATNGQFALYEFTGALPRAALYSSWIATNRAAHLAFLTNAAFDPRAHVLVEEPFSAPAAGATGTNPPGGEVKFVSYAPKRITLAASAPGPRVLLLNDRHDPNWTVRVDGQPAPLLRCNYIMRGVALPAGEHTIEFRFEPPRQGLMLSMAGLVVALGLCALLLYDRRLAPASDTPAPPPAPTQPKPGK from the coding sequence ATGCCCGAGAAGCCCGCCCCGCCGCCCGCCGAGAACGGCCCCGGCAGTTTCGTGCTGCTGCTCATCGCGCTGTCGGCGGTGCTGGCCGTGCAGTTTCACAAGAGCTTCGCGCCGGACCAGATGCTCTTCGCCAATGACGGTCCGCTGGGCGTGATGGTGGCTTACCGCGACGACGCCGTGGGGAACCTCGCCGGCGTGTGGCAGGACCTGACCTGGCTCGGCGGACAATCACCCGGCGGGACGCTGAACCTGACCACGGTGCTCACCGCCGGGCTCGGGCCGTTCACGTTCATGAAGTTCTTCACGCCGTTCACCCAACTGCTCCTCGGCGTGTGCGCGTGGCTGTTCTTCCGGCAGTTGCGATTCAACCCGCTCGTGTGCGTGCTCGGCGGCATCGCGGCCGCGCTCAACATGGATTCCTTCTCGCGCGGTTGCTGGGGGCTCGGCCAGTGGAACATCACCGCGGCGATGACCTGGCTTGCGATGGCCGCGCTTGTGGTGCCCGGCGTGAAGCGGGCGTGGCTGCGCGCGGGCGTCGCGGGGGCGGCCATCGGTCTCGGCGTCTCGGAGGGCTTCGACACCGGCGCGATTTACAGCCTCTACGCCGCGGCGTTCGCGCTCGCGTTGCCGTGGCTGCTCGACGGCGCTTCGGAACCCGCCGTGCGCGCCCGGCGCGGAATCGTCTCCACGGTGCTCATGGCGCTGTTCGCCGGCATCGTCGCGGCGCAGACGGTTCACGTGCTTGTCACGACGCAGATCAAGGGCGTGGCCGGAATGGAGAAGCAGGACGCGAAGCAGAAGCAGGCGATTTACGACTTCGCGACGCAATGGAGCCTGCCGAAAGTCGAGACGCTGCGCGTGATCATCCCGGGGCTCTACGGTTATCGCATGCTCGACCACTACACGCGCGACCCTGGCTCCGTGTATTGGGGCACGGTCGGACAGCAACCGGGCTACGAGACGCATCGCCAGGGGTATCCCCGCCACTCCGGCTCGGGCGAATACGCCGGCGTGCTCGTGGTGCTCGTGGCGTTGTGGGCGCTGGCGCAGGCGTGGCGCAAGGACAAGGGCCCGTTCACGCCGCGCGAGCGCCGCTTCATCTGGTTCTGGTTCGGCGTCGCGGTCGTGTCGCTGTTGCTCGCGTGGGGAAGGCACGCGCCCTTCTACAAGCTGTTCTTCTCGCTGCCGTTTGCGTCCACCATCCGCAACCCGATCAAGTTCATGCACCAGTTCCACCTCGGCCTGCTCGTGCTGTTCGGCTTCGGCCTGCAGGGACTGTGGCGGCTGCACCTCGAGGCGGGCGCGGGCGCGAAGGACTCCATCATCGAGCATGTGAAACTCTGGTGGGCGCGCGTCACCGGCTTTGACCGCCACTGGGTTCACGCCTCCGTCGCGGCGCTGGTGCTGGCGGTGCTGGGCTGGATGTTCCACGTCTCGTCGCAGGCGGAGCGCATCGCGTGGCTCAAGGCAAACGGCTTCGACGAAAAATCCGTGGGCGGCGTGCCGGACATCGCCGCGCAGATCGCGAAGTTCAGCTCCAACGAGGTCAGTTGGTTCATCGTCTTCCTCATCCTCTCGGCGGGATTGGTCGCGGTCATGACAAGCGGCGCGCTCGCCGGGCCGCGCTCGAAGCTCGCCGCGCTTCTGCTCGGCATGTTGCTCATCACCGACCTCGGGCGCGCCGACGCGCCGTGGATTCTCTACTACAACCACCGCGAGCGCTACGCGACCAATCCCGTGATCGACACGCTCAAGGCCCGGCCGTGGGAGCACCGCGTCACCGCGCTGCAACAGCCGATGGTCTTCTACAGCTTCTACCATCAGGAATGGCTGCAGCACCACTTCCCGTTTTACCGCGTCCAGTCGCTCGACGTCGCGCAAGAGCCGCGCGTGCCGCAGGAGAAGATGGACTACCGCGGCGCGTTCGGGCAGGACGCGCTGCGCTACTGGCAGTTCACGAGCACGCGCTGGGTGCTGGGCGTGGGACTCGTCCCCACGGAGCGCGGTCCGATGAACTTCCTCGACGTGCTCAACGGCCAGCTCGATCCGGTGCAGAAGCGATTCCGCCTCCACACGTCGTTCAACCTCGCGCAGTCCAGGCCCGACGCGCCCATCACCACCCACGTCGCCACGAACGGCCAGTTCGCGCTCTACGAATTCACCGGCGCACTCCCGCGCGCCGCGCTCTACTCAAGCTGGATCGCGACGAACCGCGCCGCGCACCTGGCCTTCCTCACCAACGCCGCGTTCGACCCGCGGGCGCACGTGCTCGTCGAGGAACCTTTCAGCGCGCCCGCCGCCGGTGCCACCGGCACGAACCCGCCGGGCGGCGAGGTGAAGTTCGTTTCGTATGCGCCGAAGCGCATCACGCTCGCCGCATCGGCGCCCGGACCGCGCGTGCTGCTGCTCAACGACCGTCACGACCCGAATTGGACCGTGCGCGTGGACGGCCAGCCCGCGCCGCTGCTGCGCTGCAATTACATCATGCGCGGCGTGGCGCTGCCCGC